From the genome of Gammaproteobacteria bacterium:
ACGGGATATCGACATGAACTCAAAAGTCATCGGCCAGGCCGCCCAAACGACAGCCGCCGCAGATAACGACGCGTCGCCCGTTGGCAGTGCCCGCGAGTCGACTCGCGATCGCATCCTGCAGCACGCCGAGCGATTGTTCGCCGATGCCGGCATTGCCGCCACGTCGCTGCGCGCCATCACCACGGCTGCCAGCGTCAACCTGGCCGCGGTCAATTATCACTTCGGCAGCAAGGATGGGCTCGTCGAGGCCGTCTACCGAAAGCACCTGGAACCGGTCAATGAAGCTCGCACCCGGAACCTCGACCGGCTCGAGGCCGACCAGTCGCCCCTGTCGGTTGAAGCCATTGTCCGCGCCTTTGTCGAACCCCTGGTCACGCAAGCCAATGATGGCTCC
Proteins encoded in this window:
- a CDS encoding TetR/AcrR family transcriptional regulator — protein: MNSKVIGQAAQTTAAADNDASPVGSARESTRDRILQHAERLFADAGIAATSLRAITTAASVNLAAVNYHFGSKDGLVEAVYRKHLEPVNEARTRNLDRLEADQSPLSVEAIVRAFVEPLVTQANDGS